A genomic region of Plasmodium cynomolgi strain B DNA, chromosome 5, whole genome shotgun sequence contains the following coding sequences:
- a CDS encoding tryptophan-rich antigen (Pv-fam-a;~putative): MELKRNNNALTSERSSSRTRSTRSYKNVPKNSTSLLSRLSILIFVLSCAVLAAANRPRTNGFVSPTLIGLGELTIQESEEFKRMAWNNWMLRLESDWKHFNDSVGEARTKWLQERDTAWSDWLRSLQSEWSHYSEKMLKDHKSNVMEISANWNDAQWGNWINTEGRKILEAQWEIWIKKADNELQKLILDKWIQWKNDKIRSWLSSEWKTEEDYYWANIQRSSTAKWLQEAERHNWLRWRERINRESEQWVNWVQMKESVYINEEWKKWPKWKNDKKILFNKWSTNLVYKWTLKKQWNVWIKEANNKNTV; encoded by the exons ATGGAATTGAAGAGGAACAATAACGCATTGACCTCAGAAAGGTCATCTTCTCGAACCAGATCCACAAGGAGCTACAAAAATGTCCCAAAAAATTCCACTTCACTCCTTTCGCGTTTATCTATTCTGATATTTGTCTTATCATGTGCTGTTCTT GCGGCAGCTAATAGACCAAGAACGAATGGCTTTGTGTCACCTACTTTAATAGGATTGGGCGAATTAACCATTCAAGAATCAGAAGAATTCAAAAGAATGGCTTGGAATAATTGGATGTTGCGATTGGAGTCCGACTGGAAACATTTTAACGATTCTGTTGGAGAAGCCAGAACAAAATGGCTTCAGGAAAGAGACACAGCTTGGTCTGATTGGCTTCGATCTTTGCAAAGTGAATGGTCTCACTATAGtgaaaaaatgcttaaaGATCACAAAAGTAATGTTATGGAAATATCAGCCAATTGGAATGACGCGCAATGGGGAAATTGGATAAAtactgaaggaagaaaaattctaGAAGCCCAATGGGAAATATGGATTAAAAAAGCTGATaatgaattacaaaaattaattttagaTAAATGGATTCaatggaaaaatgataagATCCGATCCTGGTTATCCAGTGAATGGAAAACCGAAGAAGATTACTACTGGGCAAATATACAGCGCTCTTCAACGGCAAAATGGTTACAAGAAGCAGAGAGACACAATTGGCTTAGATGGAGAGAAAGAATTAACAGAGAGTCTGAACAATGGGTGAACTGGGTCCAAATGAAAGAAAGCGTTTACATCAATgaagaatggaaaaaatggcccaaatggaaaaatgacaaaaaaattctattTAACAAATGGTCAACTAACCTTGTCTACAAATGGACACTGAAAAAGCAGTGGAACGTTTGGATTAAAGAAgctaataataaaaacacaGTTTAG
- a CDS encoding tryptophan-rich antigen (Pv-fam-a;~putative), translating into METLSNYQECMPETSSHPVLREKSTYSSLSSYKHTNRTIIFFRNKIKRSARNAIAYNTVEKEDVKEDGKELPSKSATKTESMEKNGENNNQKNEARQNNEPKEANDSNIKRINENAEKRKQGYNTGLKEDEAEIQTTESAGDGQKSQTSLLDKIIKAKKMGKGGMKKLIKKPTMLHTADYNDKDSTEDLQEEKSEEWKNNQWNIWKKKNEDEWKIFNTSIENEKDNWLQGIEKEWQNFLEAMLNKWIHYNKKMDEEYQINILEKSSEWDDTQWIKWIKTEGKQFMEQQWTIWLAQKEAQLNHWVVNKWIRWKNSQIIEWLMTDWRLQKEASMSNYKIINMLQRKKRKEWNKWRERINREREEWDAWVRSKENIYINTKWNKWSKWKKDKRFIFSKWVEMFTNKLKNERQWKEWVKS; encoded by the exons ATGGAAACACTTAGCAATTACCAAGAATGCATGCCAGAAACCTCGTCACATCCCGTGCTACGGGAAAAAAGTACGTACTCCTCACTGAGTAGTTACAAACATACTAACAGGACAA tcatttttttcag aaataaaatcaaaaggTCCGCAAGGAACGCAATAGCGTATAACACAgtagaaaaagaagatgTGAAGGAAGACGGAAAGGAATTACCCAGCAAAAGTGCAACCAAAACAGAGAGCATGGAAAAGAACGGGGAAAATAACAACcagaaaaatgaagccaGGCAAAATAATGAACCAAAGGAAGCAAACGATAGCAATATTAAAAGGATAAACGAAAATgccgaaaaaagaaaacaaggATATAACACTGGTTTAAAAGAAGACGAAGCAGAAATACAAACAACCGAATCAGCTGGTGATGGACAAAAAAGTCAAACGAGTTTACtggataaaataataaaggcaaaaaaaatgggaaagggaggaatgaaaaaactTATCAAGAAACCAACTATGCTCCATACCGCAGATTACAATGATAAAGATTCAACGGAAGATttacaagaagaaaaatcagaggaatggaaaaataaccAATGGAATAtctggaagaagaaaaatgaagacgaatggaaaatttttaatacatccattgaaaatgaaaaagacaATTGGCTTCAAGGCATAGAAAAAGAATGGCAGAATTTTCTAGAAGCTATGCTAAATAAATGGATTcattataacaaaaaaatggacgagGAATACCAAATCAACATTCTGGAAAAATCTTCAGAATGGGATGACACACAATGGATAAAATGGATTAAAACAGAAGGAAAACAATTTATGGAACAACAATGGACAATATGGCTTGCTCAAAAGGAAGCACAGCTGAACCACTGGGTTGTAAATAAATGGATACGATGGAAAAACTCGCAGATTATCGAATGGTTAATGACTGACTGGAGACTCCAAAAAGAGGCTTCAATgtcaaattataaaattataaacatgctacaaagaaaaaagagaaaagaatGGAACAAATGGAGAGAGCGCATCAACAGAGAAAGGGAAGAGTGGGACGCTTGGGTCCGCTccaaagaaaatatatatataaatactaaatggaataaatggtctaaatggaaaaaggacAAACGATTTATATTTAGTAAATGGGTGGAAATGTTTACCAACAAACTGAAAAATGAACGACAATGGAAAGAATGGGTTAAATCAtaa
- a CDS encoding phist protein (Pf-fam-b;~putative) yields MNALLLVILCVVLKNEYTYENEAELRTNASRQLSEMRGYPNESRNRKPTRNERYDFPDEQFNRMHEGGMPPRGREPRGQMSPHEEWDVERGSQSGRNREMDMGMQRDMEHDRRRGRNRDDADEEMDMERGDRRRRNRNRDEGDEEMDMERGDRRRNRNRDEGDEEMDMERGDRRRNRNRGGMDEEMERDNRRRRGKGRDMDREDSGDMDEEGREMFRGRGRDEMFRGRDRDEMGRRRDRDEMGRRRDRDERGRGRERGREEMNEENEEDPEMRRELGREVGRIMSRGSIDREMERKRRGKGRDMDEEEDRDRRRGKGRDMDEEEDRDRRRGKGKDMNEEEDKDKKKGKGKDMDMENDMNKKPNENKDMPANTDGKGLDLSNIADIKFHVTEAEIAQMIDKLKDYVKFDEMFLLFNFVNNNEKIKYVKMQLGVVKLCETLAQTYKIPHYYKTRQWSKSYQGMSDQLLHNERKAYNKLCTFLQNGNSSHIAFIEFLNELIGIWTSFTKEMEKYWKEYLTNKFKLYWETTNVEM; encoded by the exons ATGAATGCCCTTTTACTAGTCATATTATGTGTTGTACTAAAG aatgaatatacatatgaaAATGAAGCTGAATTAAGGACCAATGCATCAAGGCAGTTGTCTGAAATGAGGGGTTATCCAAATGAATCTAGGAATAGGAAACCCACAAGAAATGAAAGATATGATTTTCCAGACGAACAATTTAACAGAATGCATGAGGGTGGAATGCCACCTCGTGGCAGGGAACCCAGAGGTCAAATGTCACCTCATGAGGAATGGGATGTAGAGAGAGGCTCACAAAGCGGAAGAAATAGAGAAATGGATATGGGTATGCAGAGGGATATGGAACACGATAGGAGGAGAGGTAGAAACAGAGATGATGCAGATGAGGAAATGGATATGGAAAGAGGAGatagaagaaggagaaataGAAACAGAGATGAAGGAGATGAGGAAATGGATATGGAAAGAGGAgatagaagaagaaatagaaaCAGAGATGAAGGAGATGAGGAAATGGACATGGAAAGAGGAgatagaagaagaaatagaaaCAGAGGAGGAATGGACGAGGAAATGGAAAGAGATAATAGAAGGAGAAGAGGTAAAGGTAGAGACATGGATAGAGAAGACAGTGGTGACATGgacgaagaaggaagagaaaTGTTCCGAGGAAGAGGCAGGGATGAAATGTTCCGAGGAAGAGACAGAGACGAAATGGGCAGAAGAAGAGATAGAGACGAAATGGGCAGAAGAAGAGATAGAGATGAAAGGGGCAGAGGAAgagaaaggggaagagaagaaatgaacgaagaaaatgaagaagatcCAGAAATGCGCAGAGAATTGGGCCGAGAAGTAGGTAGAATAATGAGTAGAGGAAGTATAGATagagaaatggaaagaaaaagaagaggaaaaggtAGAGATatggacgaagaagaagacagagatagaagaagaggaaaaggcaGAGATatggacgaagaagaagacagagatagaagaagaggaaaaggtAAAGATatgaacgaagaagaagacaaagataaaaaaaaaggaaaaggcaaagaTATGGATATGGAAAATGACATGAATAAAAAACCAAATGAAAACAAAGATATGCCAGCAAATACTGATGGAAAAGGTTTGGATTTATCTAACATTGCAGATATTAAATTCCATGTTACCGAAGCCGAAATTGCTCAAATGATTGATAAGTTAAAAGATTACGTAAAGTTCGATGAGATGTTTTTACTATTTAACTTTGTGaacaataatgaaaaaattaaatatgttaaaatgcAATTAGGAGTTGTTAAACTATGTGAAACTTTAGCCCAAACTTACAAAATCCCACACTACTATAAAACTAGACAATGGTCCAAATCATACCAAGGAATGTCAGATCAATTATTGCATAACGAAAGAAAGGCCTACAACAAATTATGCACAttccttcaaaatggaaacagcTCCCATATAGCTTTTATTGAATTCTTAAATGAATTAATCGGAATATGGACTAGTTTTaccaaagaaatggaaaaatactGGAAAGAATATTTAACCAACAAATTCAAGTTGTACTGGGAAACTACTAATGTAGAAATGTAA
- a CDS encoding hypothetical protein (putative), with protein MKKKRYNSRKNILTWPVNNQEECNGGEASSVLPSVKKYSNREKKNTFLLNKIFTLYALVWTYQFFNEDSFEQCGNKIKPSDGSSDIIDLRTNRSLYEDTPLQAFKDDLTKDDVTKDNVINEDLMDSSLINNGILSENLKNSLSGATNEDANREKEKIKSILYSYMEKIDAMQEDKLFYKLFRKCREENDENSMSFF; from the exons atgaaaaagaaacgtTATAAtagcagaaaaaatattttaacatggCCTGTGAATAATCAGGAAGAATGTAACGGTGGAGAGGCTTCAAGTGTGCTGCCATCAGTAAAAAAGTACAGtaacagagaaaaaaagaatacttttctgttaaataaaatattcaccCTATACGCATTGGTGTGGAcgtatcaattttttaatgag GACTCGTTTGAACAATGCggcaacaaaataaaaccaaGCGATGGTAGCAGCGACATAATTGACTTAAGGACCAACAGATCCCTGTATGAAGATACTCCGCTCCAAGCATTCAAAGATGATTTAACAAAAGACGACGTAACAAAAGATAATGTAATAAATGAAGACTTAATGGATAGTTCTTTAATTAATAACGGCATACTGAGTgaaaacttaaaaaacaGTTTAAGTGGTGCTACCAATGAGGATGCTAAcagagaaaaagagaaaattaaatccattttatattcttatatggaaaaaattgatgccATGCAAGaagataaattattttataaattgttCAGGAAATGCcgagaagaaaatgatgaaaattctatgagttttttttag
- a CDS encoding phist protein (Pf-fam-b;~putative), with protein MTREIWNILTMQYFLSRKQLHGSEANIRNSRRSEAHTQTKKCRRRNVLTHFLSPKLCATLSLVVICVILQIFHLCKDNGDIGCGLNFGNNKGRNLSQNNASNRQGDKARNRERRRKTKETFLNSPLVEEKEESGGCRYEELETILGGSYHSNESDNKTYYVSLPEDESKEQSEDESEVDSEGGQSGGSDGDRYRESEEQYEDSDEEQDHDEDDYEEIEMLRSRRGFPGFGKSRKQDDEDFIRFDVDESFSEDSDTDSDPREMLTEEELDRRLKGLRGNLDDDEMIYLWNSFHEIENNKFQVMQRHLWEWCELLAFEYKIPEDTLLTEWKRIVDFSSDELMKKTVNDYRDFKNLINGGLKNSMDFVHFLNSKRESWSNFRSRTESVWKNTIDKKFRNYYN; from the exons ATGACAAGAGAAATATGGAATATTTTAACcatgcaatattttttgtcaagAAAACAGCTACATGGAAGCGAAGCCAACATCAGAAATTCTCGCAGATCTGaggcacacacacaaacaaaaaaatgtcgaaGAAGAAATGTGCTGACACATTTTCTGTCGCCTAAGCTATGCGCCACGTTGTCACTCGTCGTGATTTGTGTCATATTGCAG ATTTTCCATTTATGCAAGGATAATGGAGACATAGGATGCGGATTAAATTTTGGAAATAACAAGGGAAGAAATTTATCACAAAATAATGCGAGTAATAGACAAGGAGACAAAGCTAGGAATAgggaaagaaggagaaagacCAAGGAAACGTTTTTAAATTCGCCTCTtgtggaggaaaaagaagaaagtggTGGTTGTAGATATGAAGAACTAGAAACGATTTTAGGTGGGTCCTATCATTCCAATGAAAGTGATAATAAAACTTATTATGTTTCATTACCTGAAGATGAATCAAAAGAACAGTCCGAAGACGAATCGGAAGTAGATTCAGAAGGAGGCCAATCTGGAGGATCAGATGGAGACAGGTATAGAGAATCAGAGGAGCAGTATGAAGATTCTGATGAAGAACAGGACCATGATGAAGATGATTATGAAGAAATTGAGATGTTAAGGAGTAGAAGGGGCTTTCCTGGTTTTGGAAAGTCAAGGAAACAGGACGATGAAGATTTTATACGTTTCGACGTTGATGAATCGTTTTCTGAGGATTCAGATACAGATTCTGATCCGAGAGAAATGTTAACTGAAGAAGAATTAGATAGAAGGCTTAAAGGATTAAGGGGCAATTTGGATGATGATGAAATGATTTATTTATGGAATAGCTTCCACGAAATTGagaataataaatttcaaGTTATGCAAAGACATCTATGGGAGTGGTGTGAATTATTAGCATTTGAATATAAGATTCCAGAAGATACTTTATTAACGGAATGGAAAAGAATTGTGGATTTTTCATCGGATGAACTAATGAAAAAGACTGTTAATGATTATagagattttaaaaatttgattaATGGAGGATTGAAGAATAGTATggattttgttcattttctgAATTCTAAAAGGGAATCGTGGTCCAATTTTCGATCCAGGACAGAATCTGTCTGGAAAAATACtatagataaaaaatttagaaattattataattaa
- a CDS encoding hypothetical protein (putative), with translation MTFKSGAAFLSILTLLSFLIRSISCNMERSLFKKLLKMRYKDDNHEVARKPIYIKGRQEEQKATLDDYTQNNSEFYNELRSDLRENLKNLFKYESTKNERRDSATQQKEEEKLKDKRMLRGPLRMRPKYDLKSLLRREKKRTETRLFKYPQKLSYEELEMEDIIKPGKNDYKIVEGGRIHQPLENSHETVEIGQIAEPDEEDYEIVEIGQIAEPDEEDYEIVEIGQIEEPEEEKGKEKKAEKETEKKAEKETEKKAEKETEKKAEKETAKETEKEAEKADTPSQLLNPFNFEDIITKEWKELDDIDNRSWSDITNSCQIALSYGLDSNPNRYSKMEMWRNKHKTFSFMRYAKNRTDRRNLDDFMSRLRKLKGGKRYEESWKEESEKWEVIKYLKKKSDENWYKNLKQSWVHWFRREIPEANFDMFI, from the exons ATGACGTTCAAATCGGGCGCAGCGTTCCTTTCTATTTTAACCCTCCTCAG CTTCCTTATACGATCCATTTCCTGCAACATGGAAAGAAGCCTTTTCAAGAAACTTCTCAAAATGAGGTATAAAGATGACAACCACGAGGTTGCGCGTAAACCAATTTATATCAAAGGGCGGCAAGAAGAGCAGAAAGCCACACTGGATGATTATACACAAAATAACAGTGAGTTTTACAACGAATTGAGAAGCGATTTAagggaaaatttaaaaaacctATTCAAATATgaaagtacaaaaaatgaacgcaGGGATTCTGCAACTCaacagaaggaagaagaaaaattgaaggaTAAAAGAATGCTCAGGGGTCCGTTAAGAATGCGTCCAAAGTACGATTTAAAAAGCCTGttaagaagggaaaaaaaaaggacagaaACAAGGCTATTCAAATATCCACAAAAACTCAGCTATGAAGAGCTAGAAATGGAGGACATAATAAAACCAGGAAAAAACGATTATAAAATTGTTGAAGGGGGGCGCATACACCAACCACTAGAAAATAGCCACGAAACTGTCGAAATAGGGCAGATAGCTGAACCGGACGAAGAAGACTACGAAATTGTTGAAATAGGGCAGATAGCTGAACCGGACGAAGAAGACTACGAAATTGTTGAAATAGGACAAATAGAGGAAccggaagaagaaaagggaaaagaaaaaaaggctgaaaaagaaacagaaaaaaaggcagaaaaggaaacagaaaaaaaggcagaaaaggaaacagaaaaaaaggcagaaaaagaaacagcaaaagaaacagaaaaagaggCGGAAAAGGCCGATACTCCCTCTCAGCTACTAAATCCCTTCAACTTCGAGGATATAATCACAAAGGAATGGAAAGAGTTAGACGACATAGACAATAGGTCCTGGTCAGATATAACAAACAGCTGCCAAATTGCATTATCGTACGGATTAGATTCCAACCCTAACAGGTATAGCAAGATGGAGATGTGGAGAAACAAACATaaaacattttcttttatgcgCTATGCTAAAAATAGAACAGATAGACGAAACCTGGACGATTTCATGAGCCGTCTTAGAAAACTAAAGGGGGGTAAGAGATATGAAGAATCGtggaaagaagaaagtgaaaagtgggaagttataaaatatcttaaaaaaaaaagtgacgaaAATTGGTATAAAAATCTAAAGCAATCATGGGTACACTGGTTCCGTAGAGAAATACCTGAAGCCAATTTTgatatgtttatataa